From Cannabis sativa cultivar Pink pepper isolate KNU-18-1 chromosome 8, ASM2916894v1, whole genome shotgun sequence, a single genomic window includes:
- the LOC115698583 gene encoding probable F-box protein At2g36090 — MDIAIIPSSTSLSTVHHDGAASISTLHSDIIQTHILTRLDGPTLASVGCASAQLNSLYTEETLWTNICHSTWPSTSSPRVRQVIADFHGAHRSFFADSFPLITTTYNSSPSNPGTDDLHRTPEFISAVDFHYRGELIFSKVVVTETSSGWFRCSPFRVDLLHPKDIVPTRIPYPNGNEIDDETACRNLAEELTLSWIVIDPMGSRAINLSSHKPVSVQRHWLSGEVRVGFASVLEGGGDKGSSTESVTCDVVVTCGVSQGPELLQVREVCLTVEDMDGRHMKGKESLVILRKALEGKRVNSGRREMGGRKRYEEYLERKMRRIERKVRTEGTLDILSASLLGVSAVFCIFWVIMFK; from the coding sequence ATGGACATTGCTATTATACCTTCCTCCACTTCATTATCGACCGTCCATCACGACGGCGCCGCCTCAATCTCCACCCTTCATTCCGACATAATCCAAACCCACATCCTCACTCGTCTCGACGGCCCAACTCTGGCCTCAGTGGGCTGCGCTTCGGCCCAACTCAACTCCCTCTACACGGAAGAGACTCTTTGGACCAACATTTGCCATTCCACGTGGCCTTCCACAAGCTCACCACGTGTCCGCCAAGTCATCGCCGATTTCCACGGCGCCCACCGATCTTTCTTCGCCGATTCCTTCCCTCTAATCACCACCACATATAATAGCTCGCCCTCAAATCCCGGCACCGATGATCTCCACCGTACGCCGGAATTCATCTCAGCCGTCGATTTCCACTATCGCGGAGAGCTCATTTTCAGCAAGGTCGTCGTGACCGAAACCTCGTCGGGGTGGTTTCGCTGCTCGCCTTTCCGGGTCGACCTGCTTCACCCGAAAGACATCGTCCCGACCCGAATACCGTACCCGAACGGAAACGAAATCGACGACGAAACCGCGTGCCGGAATCTGGCGGAGGAACTGACGCTGAGCTGGATTGTGATCGACCCGATGGGAAGCCGAGCGATTAACCTCTCAAGCCACAAGCCAGTGTCCGTACAGCGTCACTGGCTGAGCGGTGAGGTTCGGGTGGGTTTTGCGTCGGTGTTGGAGGGCGGGGGGGATAAAGGGTCGTCGACGGAGTCTGTCACGTGCGATGTTGTGGTCACGTGCGGAGTTTCCCAAGGCCCGGAATTGTTGCAGGTGAGGGAAGTGTGTTTAACGGTTGAGGACATGGATGGAAGGCATATGAAAGGGAAGGAGAGTTTGGTAATTTTACGAAAAGCTTTGGAGGGTAAAAGGGTAAATAGTGGGAGAAGGGAAATGGGAGGAAGGAAAAGATACGAAGAGTATTTAGAAAGGAAAATGAGGAGAATAGAGAGGAAAGTGAGGACGGAAGGAACGTTAGATATTCTATCGGCTTCATTATTAGGAGTTTCAGCTGTGTTTTGTATATTCTGGGTAATTATGTTCAAATGA